Proteins encoded within one genomic window of Methanosarcina barkeri str. Wiesmoor:
- a CDS encoding cation diffusion facilitator family transporter, giving the protein MFLTGKQERLRIGRQFWKSKNKNPKLLEKWEFTGGIQTLPNADFEEYEHTHNHSKHAHVHTHGAVDPSIISTERGIWAVKWSFVGLMATALVQVVIVYVTGSVALLADTIHNFGDAATAIPLGFAFILSRREANKRFTYGYGRVEDLAGVLIVFLMLFSVLVVAYESIDRLFHPQSLSFLGAVAAASIIGFIGNEIVAEFRVKVGKEIGSAVLIADGYHARIDGYTSLAVLFGAVGVWLGYPLADPIIGLIITLAILHIVWDSGKAVFTRMLDGVDPEVVEEIEHEIVHVEGVKEIKEVRVRWIGHRLHAEVNIAVDPVLSVKEGHEIAMDVRHEMMHHLEYLSNAVIHVDPMGYSGEEYHRIEEHEHVGYPPHEH; this is encoded by the coding sequence GTGTTTTTAACAGGGAAACAGGAAAGGCTCAGGATTGGAAGGCAGTTCTGGAAGTCAAAGAACAAAAATCCGAAGCTTCTTGAAAAGTGGGAATTTACCGGGGGAATTCAAACGCTTCCAAACGCTGACTTTGAAGAGTACGAACATACCCACAACCACAGCAAGCACGCCCATGTTCACACCCATGGGGCTGTAGACCCTTCCATCATCTCCACGGAAAGGGGGATCTGGGCTGTCAAGTGGTCTTTTGTAGGGCTCATGGCAACCGCTCTGGTCCAGGTTGTAATCGTGTACGTCACAGGGAGTGTCGCTCTTCTTGCTGATACCATCCATAACTTCGGGGATGCCGCAACAGCGATCCCCCTGGGTTTCGCCTTTATTCTCTCTCGCAGGGAAGCGAATAAGCGCTTCACCTACGGCTACGGCAGAGTAGAAGACCTGGCAGGGGTTTTAATAGTCTTTCTGATGCTCTTTAGCGTCCTGGTGGTAGCTTATGAGTCAATCGACCGGCTCTTCCACCCCCAGAGTTTGAGTTTTCTGGGAGCCGTTGCTGCTGCTTCAATTATCGGGTTTATAGGAAATGAAATCGTGGCTGAATTCCGGGTCAAGGTAGGAAAGGAAATAGGAAGTGCAGTCCTTATTGCCGACGGCTACCATGCCCGGATAGACGGGTATACAAGCCTGGCTGTGCTCTTCGGAGCTGTTGGCGTCTGGCTCGGTTATCCCCTTGCGGACCCGATTATAGGACTTATTATCACCCTGGCAATCCTGCACATTGTCTGGGACTCCGGCAAAGCTGTCTTTACCCGTATGCTCGACGGTGTGGACCCGGAAGTAGTAGAGGAAATTGAGCATGAAATCGTCCATGTTGAAGGGGTGAAGGAAATAAAAGAAGTACGAGTGCGCTGGATAGGGCACAGGCTGCATGCTGAAGTGAACATAGCAGTTGATCCCGTGCTATCTGTTAAAGAAGGGCATGAAATTGCTATGGATGTCAGGCATGAAATGATGCATCACCTTGAATATCTTTCCAACGCTGTCATTCATGTGGACCCGATGGGGTATTCCGGGGAAGAATACCACCGCATTGAGGAACATGAGCACGTGGGATATCCTCCGCATGAGCATTGA
- a CDS encoding energy-coupling factor ABC transporter ATP-binding protein, translated as MAILETTDLKYTYPDGTLAIEGISISIDKGKKIAFVGPNGSGKSTLFLLLNGTLEPQEGKIIFHGKPLLYDTPSLREIRKSIGIVFQNSDDQIFAPTVYQDVAFGPTNLEMTEEEVVAKVNETLEYVGLLELKDKPPHHLSGGQKKRVAVAGVVVMEPEVIILDEPLANLDPVGADEILDLLNELNQFEKTIVISTHDVDFAYSWADYIYLLVNRKIIGSGTPEEVFCDPGMLKDAGLKIPMILEIYYEIQKRNMASVNRVPKTVPEIVDTLKPPSLIWVDVPEGVKEGDRLDFGLYMEEIGKQCSEEVMDARVLHIHENGQAIVAVKRKAAGIGKVLVYDTDSYKLKEIKELLASADFDVTGAMGKRTKLILESDHLKLDFTVGVIDKSILMALCGKNVLIFTGGGMVDHAVRRISDYCKKSGVRIKVGVFNRETGKAQDWKAVLEVKEQKSEAS; from the coding sequence ATGGCAATTCTGGAGACAACAGACCTTAAATACACCTATCCGGACGGCACCCTGGCAATAGAGGGGATCAGCATCTCGATTGATAAGGGAAAAAAGATTGCCTTTGTGGGGCCCAACGGTTCCGGAAAATCCACTCTTTTCTTGCTCCTGAACGGTACTCTGGAACCTCAGGAAGGGAAAATCATCTTTCACGGCAAGCCACTTCTCTACGACACACCTTCTCTCCGGGAGATACGTAAAAGCATAGGTATCGTGTTTCAGAACTCCGATGACCAGATATTTGCTCCTACAGTTTACCAGGACGTGGCTTTCGGGCCCACGAACCTTGAGATGACAGAAGAAGAAGTAGTTGCAAAAGTAAACGAGACGTTGGAATATGTGGGGCTTCTGGAACTAAAAGACAAGCCCCCTCACCACTTGAGCGGGGGACAAAAAAAGAGGGTTGCAGTCGCAGGGGTTGTGGTGATGGAACCTGAAGTTATCATCCTTGACGAGCCCCTTGCCAACCTGGACCCCGTAGGGGCGGACGAGATCCTCGACCTGTTAAATGAGCTGAACCAGTTCGAAAAGACAATCGTGATCTCAACTCACGATGTGGACTTTGCGTATTCCTGGGCTGACTACATCTACCTTCTCGTAAACCGGAAAATCATCGGGAGCGGCACCCCTGAGGAGGTATTTTGCGATCCTGGCATGCTCAAAGATGCCGGGCTCAAGATTCCCATGATACTTGAGATTTACTACGAGATCCAGAAAAGAAATATGGCTTCAGTAAACAGAGTGCCAAAAACAGTTCCCGAAATCGTGGATACTTTAAAACCCCCATCCCTTATCTGGGTGGATGTGCCCGAAGGAGTTAAAGAAGGGGATAGGCTTGACTTCGGGTTATATATGGAAGAGATCGGGAAGCAGTGTTCCGAGGAAGTTATGGATGCAAGGGTGCTACATATTCATGAGAATGGGCAGGCTATCGTGGCTGTAAAGAGGAAGGCGGCTGGGATAGGGAAAGTTCTTGTCTATGATACGGACAGCTATAAACTTAAAGAAATCAAAGAACTTCTTGCTTCCGCAGACTTCGATGTAACTGGTGCGATGGGTAAAAGGACCAAACTCATTTTGGAGAGTGATCACCTGAAACTGGATTTCACTGTCGGGGTAATCGATAAATCCATCCTGATGGCACTTTGCGGGAAGAACGTCCTGATTTTTACAGGCGGGGGGATGGTGGACCACGCTGTCAGGCGGATTTCGGACTACTGTAAAAAAAGTGGGGTCAGGATTAAAGTAGGTGTTTTTAACAGGGAAACAGGAAAGGCTCAGGATTGGAAGGCAGTTCTGGAAGTCAAAGAACAAAAATCCGAAGCTTCTTGA
- the cbiQ gene encoding cobalt ECF transporter T component CbiQ: MHRMMDDYALLSPLRHTNNNLKMIAAAFGILAGVSSISPIPPLFIALCMSFATVYLGKTNKKAYLQILGAPVGFSLAGIVIIAFFFGIGPELFSFDLFGYRFSVNTGGLNMAFLVLARTLGGMCCLFFLALTTPMVELFSVLKAWKLPDVFVELSMLIYRYIFVFLDVAVSIKFAQSTRLGYKDMKTSFHSLAMLSSTLFIRAWEQGEKLFVSMNSRCYSGKLVLFEAKRPIKAPEIVLTAAYFLSVLLLLYFTKNVQIV, from the coding sequence ATGCACAGGATGATGGACGATTATGCTCTGTTGAGTCCTCTGAGGCATACGAACAACAACCTCAAGATGATAGCAGCGGCTTTCGGGATACTTGCAGGGGTGTCCTCTATCTCTCCAATCCCACCCCTTTTCATAGCCCTTTGCATGAGCTTTGCAACGGTTTATCTCGGAAAGACCAATAAAAAGGCATATCTGCAAATCCTTGGAGCTCCGGTGGGTTTTTCTTTAGCCGGGATTGTGATAATAGCCTTTTTTTTCGGGATCGGTCCCGAACTTTTTAGCTTCGACCTATTTGGCTACCGTTTTTCAGTAAATACCGGCGGGCTTAATATGGCATTTCTGGTTCTTGCAAGAACACTTGGAGGCATGTGCTGTCTTTTTTTTCTGGCGCTTACGACTCCCATGGTGGAGCTTTTTTCCGTCCTTAAGGCCTGGAAACTACCCGATGTCTTTGTGGAACTTTCCATGCTGATCTACCGCTATATCTTCGTCTTTCTGGACGTTGCCGTTTCTATTAAATTTGCCCAGAGCACCAGGCTTGGGTATAAGGACATGAAAACTTCGTTTCACTCCCTGGCAATGCTTTCAAGCACCCTGTTCATAAGGGCTTGGGAACAGGGTGAGAAGCTCTTTGTCTCTATGAATTCAAGGTGCTACAGTGGAAAGTTGGTCCTTTTTGAAGCAAAAAGACCGATAAAAGCCCCGGAAATCGTACTGACCGCAGCATACTTCTTATCCGTTTTACTCCTGCTGTACTTCACGAAAAACGTCCAGATAGTATAA
- a CDS encoding energy-coupling factor ABC transporter substrate-binding protein, with product MGKLEIAVLVILVLFIVQFLYVSIFTHAEYGGSDEQGGKKVKEITGGKYEPWIKPIWEPPSGEIETLLFVVQASIGAIIIGYFIGYYRGKEKGRTEARQNDLKHK from the coding sequence ATGGGAAAACTGGAAATTGCAGTCCTGGTAATTCTTGTTCTGTTCATAGTCCAGTTCCTCTATGTCTCCATTTTTACTCATGCGGAGTACGGCGGTTCGGACGAGCAGGGGGGAAAGAAGGTAAAAGAGATTACCGGGGGGAAATACGAGCCCTGGATTAAACCTATCTGGGAACCCCCAAGCGGGGAAATCGAAACTCTTCTCTTTGTGGTGCAGGCTTCGATAGGAGCTATAATAATCGGCTATTTCATCGGGTACTACAGGGGAAAAGAAAAGGGCAGAACAGAAGCCAGACAGAATGATTTGAAGCATAAGTAA
- a CDS encoding energy-coupling factor ABC transporter permease, translated as MHIFEGFLPGPWWQIWWILSIPVFAYGIFRLNKLVKEKPEVLPLIAVSGAVIFVLSSLKLPSVTGSTSHPTGTGMAVILFGPAITSVLSAIVLLYQALFLAHGGITTFGANLMSMGIIGPFVAYAIYKTMMRLNVNFYVSAFVTATLADWVTYVVTSTQLALAFPANPGGVEGSLVAFLSVFAITQIPLAILEASLITLLFKYVLQAKGDLMVRLDVLTDSQVRKLKETKA; from the coding sequence ATGCACATATTCGAAGGTTTCCTTCCGGGTCCCTGGTGGCAGATCTGGTGGATACTCTCAATACCGGTATTTGCTTATGGAATTTTCCGGCTGAACAAGCTGGTGAAAGAAAAACCTGAAGTGCTGCCTCTGATCGCTGTATCAGGAGCTGTTATTTTTGTGTTATCATCGCTTAAGCTGCCTTCGGTTACCGGCAGTACTTCTCATCCAACCGGAACCGGGATGGCAGTCATACTTTTCGGGCCTGCAATAACATCAGTGCTCTCTGCAATTGTCCTGCTTTACCAGGCTTTGTTTTTGGCTCACGGAGGAATTACGACTTTCGGGGCGAACCTAATGTCCATGGGGATCATAGGACCCTTTGTTGCTTATGCCATATATAAAACCATGATGCGTTTGAACGTTAATTTTTATGTGTCAGCTTTTGTAACAGCAACCCTGGCAGATTGGGTCACGTACGTTGTGACCTCAACGCAGCTTGCACTGGCTTTTCCGGCGAACCCCGGAGGTGTTGAAGGTTCACTCGTAGCGTTCCTGAGCGTTTTTGCGATTACCCAGATCCCACTTGCGATCCTCGAAGCTTCGCTGATCACTCTGCTCTTCAAGTACGTGCTGCAGGCAAAGGGCGATTTGATGGTCAGGCTTGACGTGCTTACCGACTCGCAAGTAAGAAAACTAAAGGAGACGAAGGCTTAA
- a CDS encoding putative zinc-binding protein produces the protein MSESKSSSENGTVLIFPCAGATNLGQLSTRLGIEMENRGLGTFKCTAGIGSQRSDFLIAATRCDKIIAIDGCDFNCSMKMLRRAGFETDCHLILTKELGMKLNREMNISDSLVSEIMEKLADKL, from the coding sequence ATGTCTGAATCAAAATCATCATCAGAAAACGGCACTGTATTGATATTTCCCTGTGCAGGTGCCACGAACCTTGGACAGCTTTCAACCCGCCTGGGAATTGAAATGGAAAATAGAGGCCTTGGTACCTTCAAGTGCACGGCAGGAATTGGATCCCAGCGTTCGGATTTTCTAATTGCTGCGACCCGCTGTGACAAAATAATTGCGATCGATGGCTGTGATTTCAACTGCTCGATGAAAATGCTACGAAGAGCTGGTTTTGAGACAGATTGTCACCTCATCCTCACAAAGGAACTCGGGATGAAACTTAACAGAGAAATGAACATCTCCGACTCTCTGGTCAGCGAGATCATGGAAAAACTTGCAGACAAGTTATGA
- the fen gene encoding flap endonuclease-1, producing the protein MGTDIGDLLQKRKIELSDLTNQVVAIDAFNTLHQFLSIIRQRDGNPLVNSRGKVTSHLSGLLYRTASLIEVGIKPVFIFDGKPPDLKSETLNRRKEVRESSLEKWENAKVEGDLEAAYKYAQASSKVDQEIVEDSKYLLSIMGIPWIQAPCEGEAQAAHMVLKKDADYVASQDYDSFLFGAPTVIRNLAVTGKRKLPGKHVYVDVELELIELEETLGVLGINREQLIDIAICVGTDFNKGLEKVGPKTALKLIKKHGDIHAVLREKGVEIKELDRIRELFTHPDVTDDYEIKWGKPDSEKLIKFLCKENDFSVDRVKKAVERLKVVSRGRQQTLDQWF; encoded by the coding sequence ATGGGCACAGATATAGGCGACCTGCTCCAGAAAAGAAAAATTGAGCTTTCGGATCTTACAAATCAGGTGGTTGCAATTGATGCGTTTAACACGCTGCACCAATTTTTGAGTATTATTCGCCAGCGGGATGGAAATCCTCTGGTTAATTCACGCGGGAAAGTGACGTCTCACCTCTCTGGCCTGCTCTACAGGACAGCGAGCCTGATTGAAGTTGGCATCAAACCTGTTTTCATTTTTGATGGTAAGCCTCCAGACCTGAAATCTGAGACCCTGAACCGAAGGAAAGAAGTTAGAGAATCTTCACTGGAAAAATGGGAAAATGCAAAAGTTGAAGGGGATCTTGAAGCCGCTTATAAATATGCTCAGGCTTCTTCAAAGGTTGACCAGGAAATTGTTGAAGATTCCAAATACCTCCTCAGCATAATGGGCATTCCGTGGATACAGGCTCCCTGTGAAGGAGAGGCGCAGGCTGCCCATATGGTCCTTAAAAAAGATGCCGATTATGTTGCTTCCCAGGACTACGATTCTTTCCTTTTCGGAGCTCCGACTGTCATCCGCAATCTTGCTGTCACTGGCAAGCGCAAGCTCCCTGGAAAGCATGTGTATGTTGATGTCGAACTTGAATTGATTGAACTGGAAGAGACACTGGGAGTTCTGGGAATAAATAGGGAGCAACTTATTGATATTGCAATTTGTGTCGGTACCGATTTTAACAAAGGATTGGAAAAAGTGGGTCCCAAAACAGCCCTTAAACTGATTAAAAAGCATGGAGACATCCATGCCGTACTCCGAGAAAAAGGGGTGGAAATCAAAGAACTGGACAGAATCAGGGAACTTTTTACTCATCCTGATGTTACGGATGACTATGAAATCAAGTGGGGCAAACCTGATTCCGAAAAACTCATCAAATTCCTTTGCAAGGAAAACGACTTCTCTGTGGATAGAGTGAAAAAAGCCGTAGAACGTCTGAAGGTAGTATCCAGGGGGAGGCAGCAGACCCTAGACCAGTGGTTCTGA
- the glyS gene encoding glycine--tRNA ligase: MDTYEKVFELAKRRGFLWNSFELYGGSRGFYDYGPLGSTLKRRIEQTWREFYVIQEGFMEIECPTIGIEEVFIASGHVGGFSDPLCECMNCKEAFRADHLVENVMEAAGTLSAEELTKVIKENDIRCPECGGKFGDAYEFNLMFKTTIGPGTGRQGYLRPETAQGMFVDFQRLSRFYRDKLPFGAVQIGKSYRNEIAPRQGVIRLREFTQAECEIFVDPRNKKHPNFERFADRELVLYSQKAQEKGEPFRMTVREAVETGVIAHEVLGYNIALTNEFLTKVGIDPAKLRFRQHLKDEMAHYAIDCWDAEIETDRFGWVEIVGIADRTDYDLKAHAKVSKTELYVYVEYDEPKMVTRFVVKPNMGKLGPLFKGKAKAVADALKQLSEKELSKDEIKVTVDGEEFTVGSDAVDFAEETVKVSGENVTPHVIEPSYGIDRIFYGVMEHAYDEENVAQKVAESELKGTEETEKESEAGKGESETEGEEEARLVMHFSSAVAPVQVAVLPLLTRKELADPAKDIIVKLREKTLLVNYDDSGTIGRRYRRNDEIGTPYCVTVDYDTLKDGTVTIRDRDSMRQIRAPVKGIENVLYELIYRGRNFESAGKPFNF, from the coding sequence ATGGACACATACGAGAAGGTATTCGAGCTGGCTAAACGCCGGGGGTTCTTATGGAACTCCTTTGAGCTGTATGGCGGAAGCCGCGGATTTTATGATTATGGGCCTCTTGGGAGCACATTGAAGAGGCGGATCGAGCAAACCTGGAGAGAGTTTTACGTTATCCAGGAAGGGTTTATGGAAATCGAATGCCCGACAATCGGGATCGAGGAAGTCTTTATTGCATCCGGGCACGTTGGAGGTTTTTCGGACCCTCTGTGCGAATGCATGAACTGTAAAGAAGCATTCCGGGCCGATCACCTTGTAGAAAACGTAATGGAAGCTGCGGGGACCCTGAGTGCAGAAGAACTCACTAAGGTTATAAAGGAAAACGATATCCGATGCCCGGAGTGCGGTGGAAAATTCGGCGACGCCTATGAATTTAACCTGATGTTCAAAACCACAATTGGGCCCGGCACTGGAAGACAGGGATACCTCAGGCCGGAGACAGCACAGGGTATGTTTGTCGATTTCCAGAGGCTGTCCCGCTTCTACAGAGACAAGCTGCCTTTTGGAGCCGTACAGATCGGGAAATCCTACAGAAATGAAATCGCACCCAGGCAAGGTGTAATCCGTCTCAGAGAATTCACACAGGCCGAGTGCGAGATTTTCGTTGACCCACGCAACAAGAAACACCCCAACTTCGAACGTTTTGCAGACAGAGAACTTGTACTCTATTCCCAGAAAGCACAGGAGAAAGGCGAACCTTTCAGGATGACTGTACGGGAAGCTGTAGAGACCGGAGTTATTGCACACGAAGTCCTGGGCTACAACATTGCACTTACCAATGAGTTTTTGACAAAGGTTGGAATTGATCCTGCAAAACTCAGGTTCAGACAGCACCTGAAAGACGAAATGGCGCATTACGCAATCGACTGCTGGGATGCTGAGATCGAGACCGACCGGTTCGGCTGGGTCGAGATCGTGGGAATTGCCGACAGGACGGATTACGACCTTAAAGCTCATGCAAAGGTTAGCAAGACCGAGCTTTATGTGTATGTCGAATACGACGAGCCGAAGATGGTAACTCGTTTTGTTGTAAAGCCTAACATGGGCAAGCTCGGGCCTCTCTTTAAGGGCAAGGCAAAAGCTGTCGCAGATGCCTTAAAACAGCTTTCCGAAAAAGAACTATCAAAGGATGAGATAAAAGTTACCGTGGACGGAGAAGAGTTTACAGTCGGTTCTGATGCGGTGGACTTTGCGGAGGAAACCGTTAAAGTCAGTGGAGAAAACGTCACTCCTCACGTAATCGAGCCTTCTTATGGGATCGACAGGATCTTCTACGGTGTTATGGAGCACGCCTATGACGAAGAAAACGTGGCTCAGAAGGTTGCCGAATCCGAGCTTAAAGGCACAGAAGAAACTGAGAAGGAATCCGAAGCCGGAAAGGGGGAAAGTGAAACTGAGGGAGAAGAGGAAGCCCGTCTCGTCATGCACTTTTCAAGCGCAGTTGCCCCGGTACAGGTTGCAGTCCTCCCGCTTCTGACCCGCAAAGAGCTTGCAGACCCTGCAAAGGATATCATTGTAAAACTCAGGGAAAAGACCCTGCTTGTCAATTATGATGATTCCGGAACCATCGGGCGTCGCTACAGGAGAAACGATGAAATCGGAACGCCTTACTGTGTTACTGTAGATTACGATACCCTCAAAGACGGGACTGTAACTATAAGGGATAGAGATTCCATGCGCCAGATCCGAGCTCCGGTAAAAGGTATCGAAAACGTGCTCTATGAACTTATTTACAGAGGCAGAAATTTCGAATCCGCAGGCAAGCCCTTTAACTTCTAA
- a CDS encoding DEAD/DEAH box helicase, with the protein MNENLFSEKPGFMKHPLIKPNTVEQRLYQLNLAGKALEGSSLVVLPTGLGKTIIALFVIVSRLQRFGGKALVLSPTKPLVEQHAAFFKKVMALPEDKILTFTGSIAPAEREKLWAQGELIVSTPQVIENDLLTKRISLEDVTHITFDEAHRAVGNYAYTFIAEKYFESAKNPHVLGITASPGSSDEKISEVCQALHIENVSVKTEKDKDVRPYVQEKKIEWFQVQLPSEMAEIRGYLEKIFDDRLVTVRDLGFSVGSRKYVSKKDLLLLQKKLQGEIRIGGDPAVFTAMSVLAEMLKVNHAVEMIETQGLEPLRKYLEKLDAEASSNSASKASKRLMDDLYMRKALYRVKECEVEHPKLELARKLVSKQLKGSPDSRVIVFTNYRDTAEIVVNALSEIPEIVPIRFVGQASRRKDKGLTQKQQVEVLDKFRAGEYNVLVATSVAEEGLDIPSTDLVLFYEPIPSEIRSIQRKGRTGRQHKGRVIILVTKGTRDEAYYWSSKSKEKRMLNSMHGLEALLDPKDSKQGLKLSDFESKAFIPADTQNEAGNETKINNRFENANITQENQNPMQKSNDLDVNLSGFVNSRGKAVDSNVFADNKDEAVDSSSFADIGDRATDVRYLAADCGDLTVGSRDMGTGSDYNKANEEINEENCGVGKEEERKKNRSWKESEKGKEQKNEEKSKEENVKERQKTFVYFETLSGKKTELTPETAAEVSKIETNSESPKIVVDFREAKSGVANVLDKLGVEVIFTTLEIGDYVVSDRLAVERKRTDDFVNSLVDGKRNLFAQLSDLTRVYQKPVLIIEGTELFTSRQINPNAIYGSLISIAIDFGVSLLYSRDEEETAAILKMLAKREQIGNKREVNPHGKKSASTLPEQQEYLVSAIADIGPKAARNLLLHFGSVEAIMKADAKELKKVNLIGPKRATKIRELIEAPYKG; encoded by the coding sequence ATGAACGAGAATCTTTTTTCTGAAAAACCTGGGTTCATGAAGCACCCGCTGATAAAACCCAATACCGTTGAGCAGAGGCTATATCAGTTGAATCTTGCTGGAAAGGCACTCGAAGGATCAAGCCTTGTTGTGCTTCCTACTGGGCTTGGAAAAACCATAATAGCTCTTTTTGTAATTGTTTCCAGGCTTCAGCGTTTCGGGGGAAAAGCGCTGGTTCTTTCTCCAACAAAACCGCTTGTTGAGCAGCATGCGGCTTTTTTCAAAAAAGTAATGGCTCTTCCTGAAGATAAAATTCTCACTTTTACGGGCAGCATTGCGCCTGCAGAACGTGAAAAACTCTGGGCTCAGGGGGAATTGATAGTATCCACTCCTCAGGTGATTGAAAACGATCTTCTTACAAAAAGAATCAGCCTTGAAGATGTAACCCACATAACCTTTGACGAAGCCCACAGGGCAGTCGGAAATTACGCTTATACCTTTATTGCGGAAAAATACTTCGAAAGCGCAAAAAACCCTCATGTGCTCGGAATTACTGCAAGCCCTGGAAGTTCGGACGAGAAAATCTCTGAAGTCTGCCAGGCTTTGCACATTGAAAATGTCTCGGTGAAAACTGAGAAAGATAAGGATGTCCGTCCTTATGTGCAGGAAAAAAAGATAGAATGGTTTCAGGTTCAGCTTCCTTCCGAAATGGCCGAAATCCGGGGCTATCTGGAAAAAATTTTTGATGACCGGCTTGTAACCGTAAGAGATTTGGGTTTTTCAGTAGGCAGCAGGAAATATGTCTCTAAAAAAGACCTCTTGCTTCTCCAGAAGAAACTGCAGGGTGAAATCCGGATTGGAGGTGACCCTGCAGTTTTTACTGCTATGTCTGTACTTGCGGAAATGTTGAAGGTGAATCACGCCGTAGAAATGATTGAGACTCAGGGGCTTGAGCCCCTCAGGAAGTACCTGGAGAAACTTGATGCTGAAGCCTCTTCAAACAGTGCAAGCAAGGCTTCAAAAAGACTGATGGACGATCTCTACATGAGAAAAGCCCTTTACAGAGTAAAGGAATGCGAGGTCGAACATCCAAAACTAGAGCTTGCACGAAAACTCGTATCCAAACAGCTAAAAGGAAGTCCTGATTCCAGAGTAATTGTTTTTACGAATTACAGGGACACAGCAGAGATAGTGGTAAATGCCCTCTCAGAAATTCCAGAAATTGTCCCTATCCGTTTTGTAGGGCAGGCCTCTCGCCGTAAGGACAAAGGGCTTACGCAAAAACAACAGGTGGAAGTTCTTGATAAGTTTAGAGCAGGAGAATATAACGTACTTGTAGCTACCTCAGTTGCTGAAGAAGGGCTTGATATCCCTTCAACAGACCTGGTATTATTCTACGAACCCATTCCCTCGGAAATCCGGAGCATCCAGCGTAAAGGCCGAACAGGCAGACAGCATAAAGGTAGAGTCATTATACTTGTAACAAAGGGTACACGCGATGAAGCCTATTACTGGAGCAGTAAGAGCAAGGAAAAAAGGATGCTAAATAGTATGCACGGGCTTGAAGCTCTTCTGGACCCAAAAGACTCAAAGCAGGGTTTGAAACTTTCAGACTTTGAGTCCAAAGCTTTTATTCCGGCTGATACACAGAACGAAGCTGGAAATGAGACTAAAATAAATAACAGATTCGAAAATGCTAATATAACGCAGGAAAATCAAAATCCGATGCAGAAAAGCAATGATCTTGATGTAAATCTCAGTGGTTTTGTAAACAGCAGGGGCAAAGCTGTAGATAGTAACGTTTTTGCAGATAACAAGGATGAGGCTGTAGATAGCAGTAGTTTTGCAGACATCGGAGACAGGGCTACAGATGTTAGATATTTAGCTGCAGACTGTGGGGATTTAACTGTAGGCAGCAGGGATATGGGGACAGGGTCAGACTACAACAAGGCGAATGAAGAAATTAACGAAGAGAACTGTGGGGTCGGAAAAGAAGAAGAAAGAAAGAAGAATCGGAGTTGGAAAGAAAGCGAAAAAGGAAAAGAACAAAAGAATGAAGAAAAAAGCAAAGAAGAAAACGTAAAAGAAAGACAAAAAACTTTTGTCTATTTTGAAACTCTTTCTGGAAAGAAAACGGAACTCACACCTGAAACTGCTGCAGAAGTATCCAAAATAGAAACAAACTCCGAATCCCCGAAAATAGTAGTGGACTTCAGGGAAGCAAAAAGCGGGGTTGCAAATGTTCTCGATAAGCTTGGAGTAGAAGTTATTTTTACCACGCTTGAAATTGGTGATTACGTTGTAAGCGACCGCCTTGCCGTGGAGAGAAAGCGCACGGATGACTTTGTAAACTCTCTTGTTGATGGAAAACGAAATCTTTTTGCACAATTATCGGATCTTACAAGAGTATATCAAAAGCCTGTTCTTATTATTGAAGGAACAGAACTTTTCACTTCAAGGCAAATCAACCCTAATGCTATTTACGGCTCCTTAATATCCATTGCTATTGATTTTGGAGTGTCACTATTATATTCAAGAGATGAAGAAGAAACTGCTGCAATTTTAAAAATGCTTGCAAAGCGTGAGCAGATAGGAAATAAAAGAGAGGTCAATCCCCACGGGAAAAAGTCAGCAAGTACCCTTCCCGAGCAGCAGGAATACCTGGTATCCGCGATCGCAGACATCGGGCCGAAAGCTGCAAGAAACCTTCTTTTGCACTTTGGCTCAGTAGAGGCTATTATGAAAGCTGATGCCAAAGAACTCAAGAAAGTAAACTTAATAGGACCAAAAAGAGCAACAAAAATTAGAGAACTCATTGAGGCTCCCTATAAAGGATAA